One genomic segment of Erythrolamprus reginae isolate rEryReg1 chromosome 2, rEryReg1.hap1, whole genome shotgun sequence includes these proteins:
- the ZC3H10 gene encoding zinc finger CCCH domain-containing protein 10, giving the protein MPDRDTYNGSSSDEASANADNICRDFLRNVCKRGKRCRFRHPDMNEVTNLGVSKNEFIFCHDFQNKECVRINCRFIHGTKEDEDCYKKTGELPPRLRQKVAAGLGLSPADLPNSKEEVPICRDFLKGDCQRGAKCKFQHLQRDYEYNARGLATREQGITTPVRRYDPYDPMYDSDRCYDDHDPVLKRRRVDGLHFETYEYNFTTPRTVEYRLLEEENIMLRKRIEDLKKQVNNLLATNEVLLDQNAQFRNQAKVMTLNSTATATEQTLAPTVGTVTNYNHSIAQTHTTLSSQALQPRPVSQQDLVAPAGAQAAPPSNAAPPMNPEITPLSAALAQTIAQGMAPPVSMAPVAVSVAPVAVSMGGITMSHATTPMVTYPIASQSMRITAMPH; this is encoded by the coding sequence ATGCCTGACCGCGACACCTATAACGGTAGCAGTAGCGATGAGGCCAGCGCCAACGCCGACAACATCTGCCGCGACTTCCTTCGCAACGTCTGCAAGCGGGGCAAACGTTGCCGCTTCCGCCACCCGGACATGAACGAGGTGACCAACCTAGGGGTCAGCAAGAACGAGTTCATCTTCTGCCATGACTTCCAGAACAAGGAGTGTGTCCGCATCAATTGCCGCTTCATCCACGGCACCAAAGAGGACGAAGACTGTTACAAAAAAACCGGGGAGCTTCCCCCGCGCCTCCGCCAGAAAGTGGCAGCCGGGCTGGGCCTGTCCCCAGCCGACCTCCCCAACAGCAAGGAAGAGGTTCCCATCTGCCGAGACTTTCTCAAGGGGGATTGCCAGCGTGGTGCCAAGTGCAAATTCCAGCACCTGCAGCGGGATTATGAATACAATGCCCGGGGCCTGGCTACCCGGGAACAGGGCATCACTACCCCCGTGCGTCGCTATGACCCCTATGACCCCATGTATGACTCTGACCGATGCTATGATGACCATGACCCTGTGCTGAAACGGAGGCGAGTGGACGGGCTCCACTTTGAAACCTACGAGTACAACTTCACGACTCCGCGCACGGTGGAATATCGTCTCCTGGAAGAAGAGAACATCATGCTCCGCAAACGGATCGAGGACCTCAAAAAGCAGGTCAACAACCTCCTGGCCACCAACGAGGTCCTCTTGGACCAGAACGCCCAGTTCCGCAACCAAGCCAAAGTGATGACACTCAACTCCACGGCTACGGCCACCGAGCAGACTCTGGCTCCGACCGTGGGCACTGTGACCAACTATAACCACAGCATCGCCCAAACTCACACGACTCTGAGCAGCCAAGCCCTGCAGCCGCGTCCCGTCTCCCAGCAGGATTTGGTAGCCCCCGCCGGAGCCCAGGCGGCACCCCCGAGCAACGCAGCCCCTCCCATGAACCCTGAAATCACCCCGCTGTCGGCCGCTTTGGCTCAGACCATTGCGCAGGGGATGGCTCCCCCTGTATCCATGGCCCCTGTGGCTGTATCGGTAGCGCCGGTGGCTGTGTCGATGGGGGGCATTACCATGAGCCATGCCACTACTCCCATGGTGACTTACCCCATAGCCTCCCAGAGTATGAGAATAACAGCCATGCCTCACTAA